A region of Streptomyces cinnamoneus DNA encodes the following proteins:
- a CDS encoding enoyl-CoA hydratase/isomerase family protein, producing MNFSPREATTEPDGHGEPAGFDVPSGSDESLVRHTTDSGVAWITLNRPQALNAIAADQREQLISSFSAASADPTVRAVVITGAGKGFCAGADLRGTQGPTPAERVPGDVARMIREGAQRLVSAVLDCEKPVIAAVNGTAAGLGAHLALACDLVLAAESARFIEVFVRRGLVPDGGGAYLLPRLVGPQRAKELMFFGDALSAAEAERFGLVNRVVADADLAEEAAAWAARLAQGPTRALALTKQLVNASLAADRAASFAAEATAQEINMMTTDAAEGVAAFRERRSPRFRGR from the coding sequence ATGAACTTCTCCCCCCGTGAAGCAACCACTGAGCCGGATGGGCACGGCGAACCAGCCGGGTTCGACGTGCCCTCCGGATCCGATGAGTCATTGGTACGGCACACCACTGACAGCGGGGTGGCGTGGATCACCTTGAACCGCCCCCAAGCGCTGAACGCCATAGCCGCTGACCAGCGCGAACAATTGATTTCGAGTTTTTCCGCGGCCTCCGCCGACCCGACCGTCCGGGCCGTAGTGATCACTGGGGCGGGGAAAGGGTTCTGCGCGGGCGCCGACCTGCGGGGAACCCAGGGGCCGACGCCTGCCGAGCGGGTCCCGGGCGACGTGGCCCGCATGATCCGGGAGGGGGCCCAGCGCCTGGTCAGCGCGGTACTGGACTGTGAGAAGCCGGTGATCGCGGCCGTGAACGGCACGGCGGCGGGCCTCGGGGCCCACCTGGCGTTGGCCTGCGATCTGGTGCTGGCGGCGGAGTCGGCGCGGTTCATCGAGGTGTTCGTGCGTCGGGGCCTGGTCCCCGACGGCGGCGGGGCCTATCTGCTGCCGCGCCTCGTGGGACCACAGAGGGCGAAGGAGCTGATGTTCTTCGGGGACGCCCTGTCGGCCGCCGAGGCGGAACGATTCGGCCTGGTCAACCGCGTCGTGGCCGACGCGGATCTGGCCGAGGAGGCGGCAGCGTGGGCCGCGCGGCTGGCACAGGGGCCGACCCGCGCCCTCGCTCTGACGAAACAGCTGGTCAACGCCTCCCTGGCCGCGGACCGCGCGGCCTCGTTCGCCGCCGAGGCGACCGCGCAGGAGATCAACATGATGACGACTGACGCGGCCGAGGGCGTGGCGGCCTTCCGGGAACGCCGCAGCCCGCGCTTCCGGGGGCGGTGA
- a CDS encoding flavin reductase family protein, translated as MMGHAGMAAVAIRYLRSTGSRAAPGPPVDPLPRPELRAVGADEVPPPTPREFRNVLGHFASGVTVVTAPGEDDLPPAGFACQSFTSLSLDPPLVAFMVARTSTTWPRIARAGVFCVNVLGAGQKSLCEGFAVSSSQTADKFSGVPYEPAPATGSPRLGGVPAWIDCTIQAVHTGGDHLVVVGRVEALGADESAATAGPLLFHRGTFGAFDAFGPTDH; from the coding sequence ATGATGGGACACGCCGGGATGGCGGCAGTGGCCATCCGCTACCTGCGCTCGACGGGCTCGCGGGCCGCACCCGGGCCGCCCGTCGATCCCCTGCCCCGCCCGGAGCTCCGGGCGGTAGGGGCGGACGAGGTGCCTCCACCCACCCCGCGAGAGTTCCGGAACGTCCTCGGTCACTTCGCCAGCGGGGTCACCGTCGTCACCGCGCCCGGCGAGGACGACCTGCCACCCGCGGGCTTCGCCTGCCAGTCCTTCACGTCGCTGTCCCTCGACCCGCCCCTGGTCGCCTTCATGGTGGCCCGCACGTCCACGACGTGGCCCCGCATCGCCCGCGCCGGGGTCTTCTGCGTCAACGTCCTGGGGGCCGGCCAGAAGTCGCTCTGCGAAGGTTTCGCCGTCAGCAGTTCACAAACAGCGGACAAGTTCTCCGGGGTGCCGTACGAACCGGCTCCAGCGACCGGTTCACCGCGACTCGGCGGCGTACCGGCGTGGATCGACTGCACGATCCAGGCCGTTCATACGGGCGGCGACCACTTGGTCGTCGTGGGGCGCGTGGAGGCCCTGGGCGCGGACGAGAGCGCAGCGACTGCCGGCCCACTGCTCTTCCACCGGGGCACGTTCGGGGCGTTCGACGCCTTCGGCCCTACAGACCACTGA